Proteins found in one Mytilus edulis chromosome 2, xbMytEdul2.2, whole genome shotgun sequence genomic segment:
- the LOC139510357 gene encoding uncharacterized protein, whose translation MNLLENLNPNQMLIVMDWAMKFLPSLHREKQSDFYGQKGFSWHISVCIFKDTNGKLKHETFAHLFNLVKQDWFAVASILENVLVNVRVKMPIITEVFLRSDNAGCYHTGLLWQAIHGISERTDIFIQRYDYSEAQSGKSYCDSKIAHMRRKMRMYVASGGNIQNPVDMRDAILSGKGVVGCRVAVAEINTEKQQIFSHKWKGVQNITNLGFMAEKVIIWKAYGIGNGNSIPMSEVKKMSCDQEETALIITHDFNDIIQTGSVTFPKKRAIVTQSNQKTTLRNLEKVQESLNEINEHQVDCGWALRKGKKVIRHSKAVKDYLLHLFTIGQTTGKKISPSEAALLIKNSRDEEGRKMFQPEEYLLTSQVASYFSRLALLSRQNQLSRREQDNLNDEDLAAVHVLSSIEENEVRQNILQTH comes from the exons ATGAATCTCCTGGAGAATTTGAATCCAAACCAGATGTTAATAGTGATGGATTGGGCCATGAAATTTTTACCATCACTACACAGAGAAAAACAGTCAGACTTCTATGGACAGAAAGGGTTCAGTTGGCATATTTCAGTGTGCATTTTCAAGGACACCAATGGGAAACTAAAG CATGAGACTTTTGCCCACCTGTTCAATTTAGTGAAACAAGACTGGTTTGCTGTGGCATcaattttagaaaatgttttggtGAATGTCAGGGTCAAAATGCCAATTATCactgaagtatttttaagatcgGATAACGCTGGATGTTACCACACCGGACTCCTATGGCAGGCTATTCATGGGATCAGTGAACGGACAG ATATTTTCATCCAAAGATATGATTATAGTGAGGCACAGTCTGGGAAATCGTATTGTGACAGCAAAATCGCGCACATGCGACGAAAGATGAGGATGTATGTCGCATCAGGTGGAAACATACAAAACCCTGTAGATATGAGAGATGCGATTCTAAGTGGAAAAGGGGTAGTAGGGTGCAGAGTAGCAGTTGCTGaaataaatacagaaaaacagCAGATTTTTAGCCATAAATGGAAAGGGGTCCAAAATATAACGAACTTGGGGTTCATGGCAGAGAAAGTTATAATTTGGAAAGCCTATGGTATTGGCAATGGAAATTCTATTCCTATGTCAGAG GTTAAAAAAATGTCTTGTGATCAAGAAGAAACAGCTTTGATAATCACACATGATTTTAATGATATTATACAAACAGGCAGTGTTACTTTTCCAAAGAAAAGAGCCATTGTAACCCAGTCGAATCAGAAGACAAC ACTGAGAAATTTAGAAAAAGTCCAAGAATCATTAAATGAGATTAATGAACACCAAGTAGATTGTGGATGGGCTCTTAGAAAAGGGAAGAAAGTTATTAGGCACTCGAAAGCTGTGAAAGATTATCTTTTACATCTTTTCACCATTGGACAAACTACAGGGAAAAAAATTAGTCCATCTGAAGCAGCCTTGTTGATTAAAAATAGTCGGGATGAGGAAGGAAGAAAAATGTTTCAACCAGAAGAATACCTCCTTACATCACAGGTGGCCTCATACTTTTCTAGACTGGCTTTATTATCCAGGCAGAATCAGCTTTCAAGAAGAGAACAGGACAATTTGAATGATGAAGACTTGGCTGCTGTACATGTTTTGTCATCCATTGAGGAAAATGAAGTTCGCCAAAACATTCTTCAAACACATTGA